One region of Planctomycetia bacterium genomic DNA includes:
- the moaA gene encoding GTP 3',8-cyclase encodes MTDAGLVDGFGRVHTDLRVSVTDRCNLRCTYCMPLEATFRPAAEHLSVEEFIRVVAVAAGLGVRSVRLTGGEPLLRSDLAPLVARLTALPGIDEVALTTNGLLLAEQAATLRGAGLSRLNVSLDSLRPDVFERIARRSGLDRVLSGLAAAKAAGFTAIRINAVSIRGLTEAEVVPLADFCRREGFELRFIEFMPLDAEAAWSREQVLSGADVRAILVRAVGPLLPVGGTDPGQPAIDYAWADGGGRVGFIDPVSAPFCDRCDRLRLTADGQFRNCLFSLAEWDARAVLRGGGSDEAIAGLLRECVAAKRAAHGIDTPAFARPARSMYQIGG; translated from the coding sequence GTGACCGACGCCGGCCTCGTCGACGGCTTCGGCCGGGTGCACACCGACCTGCGCGTGAGCGTCACCGACCGGTGCAACCTGCGCTGCACCTACTGCATGCCGCTGGAGGCGACGTTTCGCCCGGCGGCCGAGCACCTGTCGGTCGAGGAATTCATCCGCGTCGTCGCCGTGGCCGCCGGGCTCGGCGTGCGCAGCGTGCGGCTCACAGGCGGCGAACCGCTGCTCCGGTCCGACCTCGCCCCCCTGGTGGCCCGGCTCACGGCCCTGCCGGGAATCGACGAGGTGGCCCTGACGACCAACGGCCTGTTGCTCGCCGAGCAGGCGGCGACGCTGCGTGGGGCGGGCTTGTCGCGGCTCAACGTCAGCCTCGACAGCCTGCGGCCCGATGTCTTCGAGCGGATCGCCCGCCGGTCTGGTTTGGATCGCGTCCTGTCCGGCCTCGCGGCGGCGAAGGCGGCGGGGTTCACGGCGATCCGCATCAACGCCGTCTCGATCCGCGGGCTGACGGAAGCCGAGGTCGTACCGCTTGCCGACTTCTGCCGACGCGAGGGATTCGAGCTGCGGTTCATCGAGTTCATGCCGCTCGATGCCGAAGCCGCCTGGTCGCGGGAGCAGGTGCTCTCCGGCGCGGACGTGCGGGCGATCCTCGTCCGCGCGGTCGGCCCGCTGCTGCCGGTCGGCGGCACCGATCCGGGGCAGCCCGCCATCGACTATGCCTGGGCCGACGGCGGCGGCCGCGTCGGCTTCATCGACCCCGTGTCGGCGCCGTTTTGCGACCGCTGCGACCGGCTCCGACTCACCGCCGACGGCCAGTTTCGCAACTGCCTGTTCTCACTCGCCGAATGGGACGCGCGGGCCGTGCTCCGCGGCGGCGGCAGTGACGAGGCGATCGCCGGTCTGCTCCGCGAATGCGTGGCGGCGAAACGGGCGGCGCACGGCATCGACACGCCGGCGTTCGCCCGCCCGGCCCGCTCGATGTACCAGATCGGAGGCTGA
- a CDS encoding cysteine desulfurase, with product MTMPAAPRRYLDNAATSWPKPPAVLEAWMDAAARVGATAGRAAYREAVEAESIRGRARAACGRILGGVAPARVAFTAGCTIALNTAIGGLLRPGDHVIATAADHNAVLRPLHALEQRGVIALSIVPCDGGGRVDPQAIAAAWRPATRLVCCTHASNVTGALQDAAAISGIARDRGGLFLLDASQTLGQVPFTVPGGGADIVAAPAHKWLLGTAGVGILWCRQGVEPEPLVIGGTGSASDALAMPESYPARLEAGTADVPALAALGAAIGWLEDRSIAAVGGVCLELARRCAAELATVPGVRVIAAGDGAPIVSFTVADHDPAEVAAAAEAIAGVQVRSGIHCAARVHDWLGTLPGGTVRASFGPFNTAADVEALVAAVRAIA from the coding sequence GTGACCATGCCCGCGGCCCCGCGTCGCTACCTCGACAACGCCGCCACGTCGTGGCCCAAGCCGCCGGCGGTGCTCGAGGCCTGGATGGACGCCGCCGCCCGCGTCGGGGCGACCGCTGGGCGGGCCGCCTACCGCGAGGCTGTCGAGGCCGAGTCGATCCGCGGCCGGGCCCGCGCGGCCTGCGGCCGAATCCTCGGCGGCGTCGCCCCGGCGCGGGTGGCGTTCACGGCCGGCTGCACGATCGCGCTCAACACGGCCATCGGCGGGCTGCTGCGGCCCGGCGACCATGTGATCGCGACCGCGGCCGATCACAATGCCGTGCTCCGGCCGTTGCACGCGCTCGAGCAACGCGGGGTCATCGCCCTGTCGATCGTTCCGTGCGACGGCGGTGGCCGGGTCGATCCGCAGGCGATCGCGGCGGCCTGGCGGCCGGCCACGCGGCTCGTCTGCTGCACGCACGCCTCGAACGTCACAGGTGCGTTGCAGGATGCCGCGGCGATCAGTGGCATTGCCCGCGACCGGGGCGGGCTGTTCCTCCTCGACGCGTCGCAGACGCTGGGGCAGGTGCCGTTCACGGTGCCGGGGGGCGGTGCCGACATCGTCGCGGCGCCGGCCCACAAGTGGCTCTTGGGGACGGCCGGCGTCGGCATCCTCTGGTGCCGGCAGGGCGTGGAGCCGGAGCCGTTGGTGATCGGCGGCACCGGGAGCGCGAGCGATGCGCTCGCCATGCCGGAATCCTATCCGGCCCGCCTGGAGGCGGGCACGGCCGACGTGCCGGCGCTGGCGGCCCTCGGCGCCGCGATCGGCTGGCTGGAGGATCGCTCGATTGCCGCCGTCGGCGGCGTGTGCCTGGAGCTGGCCAGACGCTGTGCCGCGGAACTGGCCACCGTGCCCGGCGTGCGCGTGATCGCCGCGGGGGACGGGGCGCCGATCGTGAGCTTCACCGTGGCCGATCACGATCCGGCCGAGGTGGCGGCGGCGGCCGAGGCGATCGCGGGCGTGCAGGTGCGGTCGGGCATCCACTGTGCCGCCCGCGTGCACGACTGGCTCGGCACGCTTCCGGGAGGGACGGTGCGGGCGAGTTTTGGCCCCTTCAATACGGCGGCCGACGTCGAGGCGCTCGTCGCGGCGGTGCGGGCGATCGCCTGA
- a CDS encoding zinc/iron-chelating domain-containing protein, whose translation MAGIPRDVWYADGLRFQCTQCGDCCSGAEGYVWVNQAEIDAMAARRGMTPAAFEAAYVKQVGVRRSLTERPGGDCVLLDETTRKCTVYDERPRQCRTWPFWDSNLRSPEAWAEAAEACPGCNKGQVVPVETIVAQAAKIRI comes from the coding sequence ATGGCAGGAATTCCACGCGACGTCTGGTACGCCGACGGGCTCAGGTTTCAGTGCACGCAGTGCGGCGACTGCTGCTCCGGCGCCGAGGGCTACGTCTGGGTGAACCAGGCTGAAATCGACGCCATGGCGGCCCGCCGGGGCATGACGCCGGCGGCCTTCGAGGCGGCCTACGTGAAGCAGGTGGGCGTCCGCCGGTCGTTGACGGAGCGGCCGGGGGGCGACTGCGTGCTCCTCGACGAGACGACGCGGAAGTGCACGGTCTACGACGAGCGGCCGCGGCAGTGCCGCACCTGGCCGTTCTGGGACTCGAACCTGCGTTCCCCGGAGGCCTGGGCCGAGGCGGCGGAGGCCTGTCCGGGCTGCAACAAGGGGCAGGTCGTGCCGGTGGAGACGATCGTCGCCCAGGCGGCGAAGATTCGGATCTGA
- the pyrD gene encoding dihydroorotate dehydrogenase, with product MIELPSSGASSPVCGAGPDLAVTLGRLALPNPILVASGTFGYGREMAGFTDLRRLGGIVPKTITPLPRQGNAPWRTVETAAGLLNSIGLDNDGVDAFLAKQLPFLVSCGAPVIVSIAGAVRDEFVALAARLDGVSGIAALELNISCPNVSHGVDMGTDPEMCRQVVAGVRAATRLPVIAKLTPNVTDITAIARGARDGGADAVTLVNTCQGMAVDWRRRRPLLGNVVGGLSGPAIKPIALRCVHQVRRAVEIPIIGVGGIMTIDDCMEFFVAGATAVQVGTANFAEPVASIRLLDELPAALGELGAARLADIVGSLQLPERQAACAPAGTTAGQPA from the coding sequence ATGATCGAGTTGCCCTCATCCGGCGCATCTTCTCCCGTTTGTGGAGCGGGGCCCGACCTGGCCGTCACACTGGGCAGGCTCGCCCTGCCCAACCCCATCCTCGTCGCCTCGGGAACGTTCGGGTATGGCCGCGAGATGGCCGGGTTCACCGACCTGCGCCGACTCGGCGGCATCGTCCCCAAGACGATCACGCCGCTGCCCCGCCAGGGTAACGCCCCGTGGCGGACGGTGGAGACGGCCGCCGGCCTGCTCAACTCCATCGGGCTCGACAACGACGGCGTCGACGCGTTTCTCGCCAAGCAGCTTCCGTTTCTCGTCTCCTGCGGGGCGCCGGTGATCGTGAGCATCGCCGGGGCCGTCCGCGACGAGTTCGTGGCCCTGGCCGCCCGGCTCGATGGCGTGTCAGGCATCGCCGCCCTGGAGCTCAATATCTCCTGTCCCAACGTCAGCCACGGCGTCGACATGGGGACCGATCCCGAGATGTGCCGGCAGGTCGTGGCCGGCGTCCGCGCAGCGACGCGGCTCCCGGTGATCGCCAAGCTGACCCCCAATGTCACCGACATCACGGCGATCGCCCGCGGCGCCCGTGACGGCGGGGCCGACGCGGTGACGCTCGTCAACACCTGCCAGGGGATGGCGGTCGATTGGCGCCGGCGTCGGCCGCTGCTGGGCAACGTGGTGGGGGGCTTGAGCGGGCCGGCGATCAAGCCGATCGCGCTGCGCTGCGTGCACCAGGTCCGGCGCGCGGTCGAGATCCCGATCATCGGCGTCGGCGGCATCATGACGATCGACGACTGCATGGAGTTTTTCGTGGCCGGCGCCACGGCCGTGCAGGTCGGCACGGCCAACTTCGCCGAGCCGGTGGCGTCGATCCGCCTCCTCGACGAACTGCCGGCGGCGCTGGGGGAACTGGGCGCGGCGCGGCTGGCTGATATCGTGGGGTCGCTCCAGTTGCCGGAGCGGCAGGCCGCCTGTGCGCCAGCCGGCACGACCGCAGGACAGCCCGCATGA
- the trpS gene encoding tryptophan--tRNA ligase: MTAAAPTPGPPSPAAPARTRALSGIQPTGRFHWGNYFGAIRQYIDLQPGAHQAADEAYYFIADLHALTTVRDPARLRALVHAAAVDLVALGLDPDRAVLFVQSDVPEVSELTWLLMTVCPMGLLERCHAYKDKKSRGLAADAGLFTYPVLMAADILAYDATVVPVGEDQVQHIEVCRDLAGTFNHLYGPVFTLPLPRLVEGGGKVPGLDGQKMSKSYENTIDVFEEPAQQKKKIMRITTDSRPMEAPKDPADDHLFALYALVAPEADRQRMADLYCRGGFGYGEVKKALVEAAAAFFADARARRAALEADPERIEAILAAGAAKARAKARDVLDRARRACGLDRTVTAAAARGGR; this comes from the coding sequence ATGACCGCCGCCGCCCCGACCCCCGGCCCGCCTTCACCCGCGGCGCCCGCCCGGACGCGGGCCCTGTCCGGCATCCAGCCGACGGGCCGGTTTCACTGGGGCAACTATTTCGGCGCCATCCGCCAGTACATCGACCTCCAGCCGGGGGCCCACCAGGCCGCCGACGAGGCATACTACTTCATCGCCGACCTCCATGCCCTGACGACCGTCCGCGATCCGGCCCGGCTGCGGGCGCTCGTCCACGCGGCAGCCGTCGATCTCGTCGCCCTCGGCCTCGATCCCGACCGGGCCGTGCTCTTCGTGCAGTCGGACGTGCCCGAGGTCAGCGAACTGACGTGGCTGTTGATGACCGTCTGCCCGATGGGGCTCCTCGAGCGCTGCCACGCCTACAAGGACAAGAAGAGCCGCGGCCTGGCGGCCGACGCCGGGCTGTTCACCTACCCGGTCCTGATGGCGGCCGACATCCTCGCCTACGACGCCACCGTGGTGCCGGTCGGGGAGGACCAGGTCCAGCACATCGAGGTCTGCCGCGACCTCGCCGGCACGTTCAATCACCTCTACGGGCCGGTGTTCACGCTGCCGCTGCCGCGGCTCGTGGAGGGCGGGGGTAAGGTGCCCGGTCTCGACGGCCAAAAGATGAGCAAGAGCTACGAGAACACGATCGACGTCTTCGAGGAGCCGGCGCAGCAGAAGAAGAAGATCATGCGGATCACGACCGATTCGCGGCCCATGGAAGCGCCGAAGGATCCGGCTGACGACCACCTGTTCGCACTCTACGCGCTCGTCGCGCCGGAAGCCGATCGGCAGCGGATGGCCGACCTGTACTGCCGTGGTGGCTTCGGCTACGGCGAGGTGAAGAAGGCGCTCGTCGAGGCAGCAGCGGCGTTCTTCGCCGACGCCCGGGCGCGGCGGGCGGCACTGGAGGCCGACCCGGAGCGGATCGAGGCGATCCTCGCCGCCGGGGCCGCGAAGGCCCGGGCCAAGGCCCGCGACGTGCTCGACCGCGCCCGGCGGGCCTGCGGCCTCGATCGGACCGTCACGGCGGCGGCCGCGCGAGGCGGCCGATGA
- the acpS gene encoding holo-[acyl-carrier-protein] synthase — MKVLGIGTDITECLRIAQMIERHGELFVGRVYTAAEIDYCRSRRMATQHFAGRWAAKEAVLKALGTGWRRGISWRDVEVMNAPGGRPQAVLRGGAREVADRLGICCMLVSISHCRSHATAYAVALDEIPATAGGDLPWPA; from the coding sequence ATGAAGGTCCTCGGCATCGGCACCGACATCACCGAGTGCCTGCGGATCGCGCAGATGATCGAGCGGCACGGCGAACTGTTCGTGGGCCGGGTCTACACGGCGGCGGAGATCGACTATTGCCGCAGCCGACGGATGGCGACGCAGCACTTCGCCGGCCGCTGGGCTGCGAAAGAGGCCGTGCTCAAGGCGCTCGGCACCGGCTGGCGGCGCGGCATCAGCTGGCGGGACGTCGAGGTCATGAACGCCCCCGGCGGTCGGCCGCAGGCCGTGCTTCGCGGCGGTGCCCGTGAGGTCGCCGACAGGCTCGGCATCTGCTGCATGCTGGTGAGCATCTCGCATTGCCGTTCGCATGCCACGGCCTACGCCGTGGCCCTCGACGAGATCCCGGCCACGGCCGGCGGCGACCTGCCCTGGCCGGCGTAG